Genomic DNA from Bryobacter aggregatus MPL3:
ACTTTGTACTTTCTGAAAGACGGAACCAGCTTGAAACAGCACGCGATCGGCTTTGCCTCGGACTTTGGTTTGGGGCAGAAGCTCAGCATCCTCATGGAAGACTTACACGATGTGCTGAGTAAGTATATCCGCGCCGTGCTTCTGCTGAGCCTCAGTGTCTTCCTGGTGTATGCGGTGTTCTACCAGTTGATGGGCGTTCCTTACGCGATGCTTTTGGCGACAATGGCGGCCTTGTTTGAGATCATTCCTGTGCTGGGCTGGATCACGGCGGCCTTCCTGAGCCTGGTGATCGCGACGGTGAGCGGCTATCCGGATTGGGGTTGGATGGTGGCGTTCTATCTGGTGTTTCGCTTGATCCAGGACTATGTGGTGACTCCCTATCTGATGTCGAGCGGAGTGGAACTGCATCCCTTGGCGGTGCTGGCCGGCGTGATCGGTGGGGAGATGGTGGCGGGGGTGCCGGGAATGTTCCTGTCCATTCCAACCATGGCGGCGGCACGGGTGATTTATCGACGTTTGGAAATGAATGAGGAGACCGAGTCTGTCGCGCCTGATCTTTAGTCTGTTTTTGACTTCTCTGGCCTGGGGCCATTTTATTAGCGTCAGTACGAGCGAAGGCTCCTGGGACGGAAACAAGCTTCATCTCACCGTGAAGCTGCCGCGCTATGAGGTGGAACAGGTTTCCGCCGAAAAGATCGGGGCGGCGATCCAGTTTGCCGGGGCGCGGCAGGTCTCAAATGTCTGTGCTCCTCTTGGGGAGGACTTGGCCTGCGAGATGGAATTTGTTTTTGATGCCGCGGTGGGTGAGAAAGTGGAGGCGACTGTCCATCTGGCGCGGGTGACGGTTCCCAATCATGTCCATATGATGAAGCTGGTGCGCGGCGGGGTGATGCGGCAGGGAGTCTTCGACCAATCCTTTGAGACCGAGCGAATCGATTTTCATCAGGAAGCGCCGCTTGAAACCTGGTGGCGCGGCTTCCGGATGGGTTTTGCCCAGATCGGGTATCAACCGATTCTGGTGGCTCTTGTGTTGCTGATCGGATGGGTGGCGATGCCCTCCGCGTATTTGCTAACGGCTTGTGCCGCATTCTTTGTTGTCCTGCCGGACAAGTTCTATGCGCCTCCAGGCTTCTTTGAACTGGCTACGGCCTTGGGGCTGAGCTATCTGGCGCTTGAGCGCTTGTTCTTCCCGGATGCCGGCGCAAAGTGGGTGGTGGCTGCGGTGATCGGGGCTATCGAAGGAGCCGCCTTGGCTGTATTGGCGCGGCCCGCGGGTACGGGAGCGGTTTCGCTCGGCGTGGGCAATCTGGTTGCGCAAGGGACGCTTTGTCTGCTGGCCGCTTCTTTTTTGAGGAACATTCCGGCACTCTGGTTGCGTAGAATCTTGTGGGCCATCGTTGCCCTGGGAGCAATATGGAGCATCTGGGTATCCGTCAAACGATTCTGATCCTGGTTTTTGCGGTTGCGAGCTTCGCGCAAGAATCAAAAGCGAAGTTCGACGAGTTGGTGTCGGCTTATGCGAAGCAGGGCTTCTTCAGTGGCAGTGTGCTGGTGGCCAAAGGTGGCAAGCCGGTTTTTGAGAAGGCCTACGGCATGGCGAACTATGAGTGGAATCTGCCGAATGCGGTGGATACGAAATTGCGCCTGGGCAGCATCACAAAACAGTTTGCCGCCACTGCCATCTTGCAACTGGAAGAAGCCGGCAAGCTGAAGGTGAGCGACAAGGCCTGCGCCTATCTGCCCGCCTGTCCCGAGGCTTGGAAGCCCGTGACCCTGCACCAACTGCTGACCCATACCTCTGGCATTCCGAACTTTACAAGCTTTCCGGAATACCGCAACATCCAGGCCAAGCCTTCCCGCTATGACGAGCAGGTGAAAGTGGTCTGGGAGAAGCCGCTGGATTTTGATCCCGGGACGAAGTACCAATACTCAAACACTGGATACCTCATTCTCGGAAAGATCATCGAGAAGGCGAGTGGAAAGAACTGGGAAGACTATGTGCGCGAGTCGATCTTCCTTCCTGCGGGCATGAGCGACACGCGGGCGGACAGCAATACCGATCTGATCGCGAGACGGGCCAATGGGTATCTGAGCAATAGCGGCACTACCCTCAATGCCGGCTACATCAACATGGCGATTCCGGGAGCGGCGGGCGCGTTGCTGTCGACGGCGCACGACCTATATCTGTGGGATCGGGCTCTTGCTGCCGGCAAGTTGCTGAAGCCGGAGACTGCCGCACGGATGTGGACGGTGGAGAAGAACGGCTATGCCTATGGCTGGACCGTGAATACGGCTGAGGGTAGAACCACTCAGGGGCACAATGGGGGCATTGATGGCTTCTCCACCTCGATTGAGAGAGTGCCTGCCGACGGCGTGCTGGTGGTCGTGTTGAGCAACTTCCAGGATGGGCAAGTGGGCTTGTTGAAAACAGCTTTGATGAAGATGGCCTATGGAGAAACGGTGGAGATTCCGAAGCAGCATGTTGAGACCCGGCTCGATTCTGCGCTGCTCGACGAATATATCGGCACCTATGAGATGAGCCCGGAGTTCCGGCTGGTCGTGACCCGCGAGGGCGACCAGTTGATGACCCAGGCCACCGGACAGGGGAAGTTGCCGATCTATGCCGAGCAGAAGGATGTCTTCTTCCCAAAGAGAATGCCGGCCACCCTGACTTTCGTTCGTGAGAACGGTAAGGTGACCGGCTTGATTCTCCATCAGAATGGCCGCGACATGAAGGCGAAGCGGCTTTAGAAGTTGACGATCTTTGAGAAGCTGGCCGGGTCGAGGCTGGCGCCGCCGACGAGCGCGCCGTCAATCTCTTCCTGAGCCATCAAGGAACTGACATTGTCCGGCTTGACGGACCCGCCATAGAGAATCCGAAGACTGGCGGCCGCTGCTTCGCCAAAGGCTGCTGCTGCCAGATGGCGAATGGTTTTGTGGGCATCGGCGGCCATTTCCGGCGTGGCCGTCTTGCCGGTGCCGATCGCCCAGACCGGTTCATAGGCGATGACGACTTCGGCGAACTCTTCCGGCGTCAGTCCGGCAACACCCGCGCCAAATTGCTTGTGTAGTACGGCTTCGGTCTGGTTCGCTTCGCGCTCTTCCAGCATCTCGCCGACGCAGAGGATGACCTTGAGACCAGCGGCGATTGCGGCCTTGGTGCGGCGCAGAACGGTTTCATCGGTCTCGCCAAAGTACTGGCGACGCTCCGAGTGGCCAACGATCACCCAGGTGCAGCCGAGAGCCTTCAACATCGGACCGGAAATTTCGCCGGTAAAGGCGCCTTCATTCGCCCAGTACAGATTCTGCGCTCCAACGGAGACGTTTGAGCCGGCAGCCGCAGTGAGCGCGGCGGGAAGGTCGATAAAAGGCGCACAGACGGCGATCTCGCTTTGCGAGGCATCCTTGACCAACGGGAGGAAGGCGGAGAAAAAAGCAGTGGTGTCGGCAGGCGTCTTGAACATTTTCCAGTTCGCGGCCATCAAAGGTTTACGCATCACTCGTAGTTTAGCGTTCGAGCGTGACGCCGAGGATCCCGGCAAAGCGTTCGGCCGCAGATTCCATCGGCGCGGCGGGTTGCAGGGCGGGGTCAATTCCTGCGCCCCAGAGGAGAAATGCGGCGCGATAGTCTTCGAGACCAGGCCAGAACCCATGATTTCCGCGCTCGTGCGGAGGCATGTGGAGGCTCTGGCTGGCCGTATTGGTGAAGGCCTGATGGCGCTTGGGCTCGAAAGCTGCAACGATGCCTTGCTTTGCCGCCTCCGGTGCAAAGTGCAGCAACTCACGATTCGGAACTTCACGGCCCAGTTCTTTCGACGCGCGCATGGCATCTGCTGTTGCCTGGTCGGAACTGGCTAGCAGACCTCCGATTGAGATCAGTTTGGTCTTCGCGTTCAACTGGCGAGCAAAGGCGGGGATGCTGAGTTCCTGATCGATGCGTTCAAAGCCATGGTCCCCATGAACAGCGACGACGGCGTTGCGGGGGACCACCGCCAGGATCTCGGCAAGGTAGCTGTCGATCCGTTCGAGGGCCTCGTGTGCTTCTTTTCCAAAAGGACCATGTTCATGGGCCACGGCATCGAGATCGACAAGGTGCAGGAGCAGGAGGTCAGGTTTTTTGTTCTTGAGGAGAAAGACCGTCGCGATCTTCCGGGTGCGGTCATCCACCCAGTCCTGGTGGAAGCTGGGATCGAAGCGCTCAATCTCTTCGATGAGGCCGGGTGTTGCTTTTTCGAAGATCGAAATGTAGTCCATGCTGCCGCCCTGACGGCCACGGAAGTATTCGGGGAGGTTGAAGTCGATATCGGCGTTGACGGTGACTGGCCATGTGATCGCCGCGGATTTGAGCCCTGCTTTGCGTGTCGCATGCCACAGTGTTTTCACGCGGAGCATGTCTGCCATCCAGTAGTAGTCGCCGGTATCGCTTGCGGGACGCCGATTGTTCAATATCCCGTGGACTCTGGGAGGGACGCCCGTGATCATGGTGGTGTGAGACGGCCAGGTGACCGTTGGTACTGCGCCGACAAGGCCTTCGGATCGTTCGCCTTCGCTCATCATCTTTCGCAATGTGGGGATTTTAAGGCCGAGGGGACCGGCATCGCGAAGGTAGCGATGATCCAGGCCATCAATGGAGATCACGATCAGGGGACGAGTTTGGGACGAGGCGGCGATGATCCCAGTGAGTAGCAGAAGCAGAAAGCGCATGGAGAAATTGTGGCGTAGACGGTGAAATTGTGCTAAGAAATTTGAAAAAATGTGAGTCTGTGCTGTCACACAAAGTTCATTCAGCCGCGCTATCCTCCAGAATATGATTAAGGCTTTCAGGCTGACCCCAATTCTCGTTTTATTTTTATGGGCGTGTGCTTCTCTCTCCGCTCAGAACAGTGCTGGTAATGCCAGTATTGCCGGTATAGTTTTAGACAGTTCCGGAGCTGCCATCGCGGGCGCGAAGGTCATTGTTGAAAATACCGAAAACGGTTTGCGTCGTGAACTCACGACAAATGCATCTGGCGTCTTCTCCGCTCCGGCCCTGATTCCTGGGACGGGTTACAAGGTGATCGTCACTCAGTCTGGATTTGCAGAGTATTCTACAGTCGGCATCACGCTGGCGGTAGGTGCATCCCTCAACCTTCCGATTCGCTTAGCTGTGGCTGGGGCCGCAGCCCAGGTGGATGTAACGAGCGAGGTACCTCTGGTGGAGTCTGCGAAAACGGATGTGTCGCAACTCGTTGACACAAAGCAGATCCAAGACCTTCCGATCAATGGACGCCGTGTCGACTCCTTTGTTCTTCTAACTCCTGCCGTTGTGCCTGACGGCACCTTCGGCTTGCTGAGCTTCCGCGGTGTATCTGGCCATAACTCGTTTCTAACGGACGGCAATGATACAACCAACCAGTTCTATAACGAAAATGCTGGCCGCACGCGTATCTCCAGCCAGATCTCGCAAGATGCGGTGCAGGAATTCCAGGTGATTTCCAACAACATGACTGCCGAGTATGGCCGTGCGATGGGTGGTGTGGTGAACACCGTAACGCGCTCGGGTGGCAACCAGATCCACGGAACCGCTTTCTGGTTTTTCCGCAATCGTACGCTGAATGCGCGCGATCGCTACGCTTCCTTTAATCCTCCTGAGGTACGCCATCAGGCTGGCGGCACCATTGGTGGCCCGATCAAGAAGGATAAGCTGTTTTACTTTTTGAACTTCGAAGCCACGCGCCGCCGCTTTCCTTTGCTGGCCAGTGTGACGAATGCACCGTTGTTTGACGCAAACGGAAACTTTCTGGACACCCTGGCAAATGGACAACCGCAATGCACCGCTTCTGCTGCCCAGTGCGCTGCCGCGAAAACCTTTCTGACCACGCGTAACTTTGGTCTGGTCAATCGCACTGCTGATTCCGAAGTGGCGCTTGGCAAGATTGATTACCGCCCCAATGACCGTAATTCCTTCAGCTTCAGCTTGAATTACGTGAACTGGATTTCTCCGAATGGCATTCAGACCCAGGCCGTTCTAAACACTGGCAGCGGTATCGGGAACAATGCGGATTCGACTGTGCGCACCCGTTACGGCCGCGCGGTCTGGACCTTCATTCCAACGGCAACCAGTTTGAATGAAGCCCGCTTTGGCTGGTTCAAAGATCGCTTGTTCGATGATGCTAGCGCCGCGTTTCTGACTCCAGAACTGGGCCGCGCCGGCTTGACGATCAATGGCGTCTCCAACCTCGGTTATGCCACCTCTTATCCCCGCTTGAATCCTTCCGAACAGCGTTTCTCCTTCGGCGACGCCTTCTCGAAGACCTCGGGCAAGCACTCCATGAAGTTCGGGATTGATTTTGCTTCGACGCAGGACTACCAGAATCAGTTGACCACGCAGTACGGCCTGTACAACTACTCGACGTTTACGAACTTCGCTCTCGACTTTACCGGTAACGGTACGCTCCAGGCTAAGAACTGGAACACCTATGCCCAGGCCTTTGGCAATCCGATTGTCGACATCACGGTGAAGGACCTCTCCTGGTTTGCACAGGACCAATACCGTGTGACACCGAAGCTCATCCTCAACTACGGCGTCCGTTGGGACTATGCGTTCATCCCGCAGCCTTCCATCACCAATCCGGACTATGACCAGACCGGCAAGATTCCTTCGCCGAAGAAGAACTTCTCGCCGCGCCTGGGCGCTGCTTACTCGATGTTTGGGGGCAAGACGGTCGTGCGTGCGGGGTACGGCATCTTCTTCTCGCGCTATCAGACCGGCCTGATTAACACACTGTTCATCAACAACAACGTCTACCAGCGGTACCTGACGCTGCAGGCTACGACGGCTGCCGATAAGGCGCTGGGCCCGGTCTTCCCGAACAATCTGGCGAGCCTCGACCGCACGCCGCCTCCGGGAACCACCAGCCTGTCGCTGGCTGATCGCAACCTGCGGAATCCGTATACGCACCAGGCGAATTTCGGGATCGAGCAGAAGCTTTCGAATCAGATGAGCATGACGGTCTCCTATCTCTGGAGCCGTGGCGTTCGTCTCTATACGGTTCGTGACCTGAATGCCGGCCCGATTGGCGCACCTGTGACCTACTCGATTCTCGATACGAATCGTGCCGTGACTGGTACCTACACTACCGATACCTATCGGGGACCGCGTCCGGACCCGCGCTACCAGCGCATCAACCAGATTGAGAATGGTGGTCTGTCTTACTATGACGGTCTCGCCGTTCAGGTGAATCGTCGGATGGCGCGCGGCTTCCAGGCCGGAGTTTCCTACACCTGGTCGCATGCGATCGACCTGTTCGCAGGTGGTGGCAACAACACGATCTTCTTCTCCGGCGGCCCCACCTCTTACTCGAATGGCAACTATTCTGCAGAGAAGGGTTCTTCCGCAATTGATACGCGCCACCGCGCGTCGATCAACTTCCTGTGGGAACCGCAATGGGGACTCCACTCCGATAAGTCGTTCGTGAAGTACGTGCTTGCCGGATGGCAGTTGTCGCAGATTACAACGCTGCAGACGGGGCAACCCGCGCAGGCGACTGTTTCCGTGAGTGGCGCGGCCTTTACCGGTGCGCTCTTTAACAGTTCGCTGAATGGGTTGGGCGGTTCCAACCGTGTACCCTTTGTTCCCATCAATGGCCTGCAGGTGGACCCGGTTCGCCGCGCAGACATTCGATTGTCGAAGGCTTTTGCCTTTACGGATCACAAGCGCCTCTTCCTTTACTTTGAAGCGTTTAACGTGACGAATTCACAGTACGACACCAGCATCCGTACGCAGCAGTACACGGCAGCAACGAACTCGTTGCAACTGGTGCCTGCCGTTGGCTTCGGAACGGGCAGCGCCTCGCAGGGCTTCCCGGACGGAACCAATGCACGCCGCGCGCAAGTGGGCGCACGCTTCGTCTTCTAGACGAGCTTACGCATTTGGATTGGAAAGGCCGCCCATCACCGGGCGGCCTTTTT
This window encodes:
- a CDS encoding AI-2E family transporter, which gives rise to MTLVDRPTVRVLWTALLFAIAVWLVWNLRELCFLLLVSLFLAYTIEPLILYLQGLAPKSISRNWAIVVIYLIVLTIAGSALAMLARSVAAQAAVLITKFPEISRSPGGLQIPLPPQLEPFRNDILSFGLEFAQKAVTTILGSLGSAGLALVVPIFTLYFLKDGTSLKQHAIGFASDFGLGQKLSILMEDLHDVLSKYIRAVLLLSLSVFLVYAVFYQLMGVPYAMLLATMAALFEIIPVLGWITAAFLSLVIATVSGYPDWGWMVAFYLVFRLIQDYVVTPYLMSSGVELHPLAVLAGVIGGEMVAGVPGMFLSIPTMAAARVIYRRLEMNEETESVAPDL
- a CDS encoding serine hydrolase, coding for MEHLGIRQTILILVFAVASFAQESKAKFDELVSAYAKQGFFSGSVLVAKGGKPVFEKAYGMANYEWNLPNAVDTKLRLGSITKQFAATAILQLEEAGKLKVSDKACAYLPACPEAWKPVTLHQLLTHTSGIPNFTSFPEYRNIQAKPSRYDEQVKVVWEKPLDFDPGTKYQYSNTGYLILGKIIEKASGKNWEDYVRESIFLPAGMSDTRADSNTDLIARRANGYLSNSGTTLNAGYINMAIPGAAGALLSTAHDLYLWDRALAAGKLLKPETAARMWTVEKNGYAYGWTVNTAEGRTTQGHNGGIDGFSTSIERVPADGVLVVVLSNFQDGQVGLLKTALMKMAYGETVEIPKQHVETRLDSALLDEYIGTYEMSPEFRLVVTREGDQLMTQATGQGKLPIYAEQKDVFFPKRMPATLTFVRENGKVTGLILHQNGRDMKAKRL
- the tpiA gene encoding triose-phosphate isomerase, whose amino-acid sequence is MRKPLMAANWKMFKTPADTTAFFSAFLPLVKDASQSEIAVCAPFIDLPAALTAAAGSNVSVGAQNLYWANEGAFTGEISGPMLKALGCTWVIVGHSERRQYFGETDETVLRRTKAAIAAGLKVILCVGEMLEEREANQTEAVLHKQFGAGVAGLTPEEFAEVVIAYEPVWAIGTGKTATPEMAADAHKTIRHLAAAAFGEAAAASLRILYGGSVKPDNVSSLMAQEEIDGALVGGASLDPASFSKIVNF
- a CDS encoding ectonucleotide pyrophosphatase/phosphodiesterase, giving the protein MRFLLLLLTGIIAASSQTRPLIVISIDGLDHRYLRDAGPLGLKIPTLRKMMSEGERSEGLVGAVPTVTWPSHTTMITGVPPRVHGILNNRRPASDTGDYYWMADMLRVKTLWHATRKAGLKSAAITWPVTVNADIDFNLPEYFRGRQGGSMDYISIFEKATPGLIEEIERFDPSFHQDWVDDRTRKIATVFLLKNKKPDLLLLHLVDLDAVAHEHGPFGKEAHEALERIDSYLAEILAVVPRNAVVAVHGDHGFERIDQELSIPAFARQLNAKTKLISIGGLLASSDQATADAMRASKELGREVPNRELLHFAPEAAKQGIVAAFEPKRHQAFTNTASQSLHMPPHERGNHGFWPGLEDYRAAFLLWGAGIDPALQPAAPMESAAERFAGILGVTLER
- a CDS encoding TonB-dependent receptor, whose amino-acid sequence is MIKAFRLTPILVLFLWACASLSAQNSAGNASIAGIVLDSSGAAIAGAKVIVENTENGLRRELTTNASGVFSAPALIPGTGYKVIVTQSGFAEYSTVGITLAVGASLNLPIRLAVAGAAAQVDVTSEVPLVESAKTDVSQLVDTKQIQDLPINGRRVDSFVLLTPAVVPDGTFGLLSFRGVSGHNSFLTDGNDTTNQFYNENAGRTRISSQISQDAVQEFQVISNNMTAEYGRAMGGVVNTVTRSGGNQIHGTAFWFFRNRTLNARDRYASFNPPEVRHQAGGTIGGPIKKDKLFYFLNFEATRRRFPLLASVTNAPLFDANGNFLDTLANGQPQCTASAAQCAAAKTFLTTRNFGLVNRTADSEVALGKIDYRPNDRNSFSFSLNYVNWISPNGIQTQAVLNTGSGIGNNADSTVRTRYGRAVWTFIPTATSLNEARFGWFKDRLFDDASAAFLTPELGRAGLTINGVSNLGYATSYPRLNPSEQRFSFGDAFSKTSGKHSMKFGIDFASTQDYQNQLTTQYGLYNYSTFTNFALDFTGNGTLQAKNWNTYAQAFGNPIVDITVKDLSWFAQDQYRVTPKLILNYGVRWDYAFIPQPSITNPDYDQTGKIPSPKKNFSPRLGAAYSMFGGKTVVRAGYGIFFSRYQTGLINTLFINNNVYQRYLTLQATTAADKALGPVFPNNLASLDRTPPPGTTSLSLADRNLRNPYTHQANFGIEQKLSNQMSMTVSYLWSRGVRLYTVRDLNAGPIGAPVTYSILDTNRAVTGTYTTDTYRGPRPDPRYQRINQIENGGLSYYDGLAVQVNRRMARGFQAGVSYTWSHAIDLFAGGGNNTIFFSGGPTSYSNGNYSAEKGSSAIDTRHRASINFLWEPQWGLHSDKSFVKYVLAGWQLSQITTLQTGQPAQATVSVSGAAFTGALFNSSLNGLGGSNRVPFVPINGLQVDPVRRADIRLSKAFAFTDHKRLFLYFEAFNVTNSQYDTSIRTQQYTAATNSLQLVPAVGFGTGSASQGFPDGTNARRAQVGARFVF